The Triticum aestivum cultivar Chinese Spring chromosome 7B, IWGSC CS RefSeq v2.1, whole genome shotgun sequence genome window below encodes:
- the LOC123159778 gene encoding UDP-glycosyltransferase CGT-like: MSPAAMPSSGHQGSSAPHLVFVPSAGMGHLLPFTRFITAIADMGVDISVVTALPTVSEAEAEHFAGLFAAFPAIRRIDFNLLPFDASAFADTEPFFLRWESLRRSAHLLGPLIASAAPRASAIITDVTLASEVIPVAKNELKLPCHVLFTSGATVLAFLAYFPVYLDGANADHLVGDVDVPGVRHLPLDYCPRVLRNPDGLFTKQFIVNGREIAKADGMLINTFDALEPEALTALRGGKVVPGFPPVFAVGPLKSTPTAARSDKADSPIAWLGEQPARSVVYVAFGNCNAAALKQIREISAGLEASGCRFLWVVKTTILDREDTAELRDVLGDGFLGRVQGRGLVTKEWVDQEAVLKHPAVGLFLSHAGWGSVTEAAAYGVPMLAWPTLGDHKIIATVIRSGGFGAWMEHWSWQEEEEEGSVVSGAEIGEKVKEVMGDEAVSASAAKMREEATKAVAPGGSSYRSMHEFLAMLS; this comes from the coding sequence ATGTCTCCCGCGGCGatgccgagctccggccaccaggGCAGCAGCGCACCGCATTTGGTCTTCGTCCCGAGCGCAGGCATGGGCCACCTCCTCCCTTTCACCCGCTTCATCACCGCCATCGCAGACATGGGCGTGGACATCTCCGTCGTGACCGCCCTCCCGACGGTCTCGGAGGCCGAGGCCGAGCACTTCGCCGGCCTCTTCGCTGCCTTCCCCGCCATCCGGCGGATCGACTTCAACCTCCTACCGTTCGACGCCTCCGCCTTTGCGGACACCGAGCCCTTCTTCCTACGGTGGGAGTCCCTGCGCCGGTCGGCCCATCTCCTCGGCCCGCTCATCGCCAGCGCCGCGCCGCGCGCGTCGGCCATCATCACGGACGTCACCTTGGCTTCCGAGGTCATCCCCGTAGCTAAGAACGAGCTGAAGCTCCCATGCCACGTCCTCTTCACGTCCGGCGCAACCGTGCTGGCATTCCTTGCCTACTTCCCCGTCTACCTTGACGGCGCCAACGCAGACCACCTCGTCGGCGACGTCGACGTTCCGGGCGTTCGACACCTCCCGTTAGACTACTGCCCGCGTGTGCTGCGCAACCCCGACGGCCTCTTCACCAAGCAGTTCATCGTCAACGGCCGCGAGATCGCCAAAGCAGACGGCATGCTCATCAACACGTTCGATGCCTTGGAGCCAGAGGCACTCACTGCCCTGCGGGGCGGCAAGGTAGTTCCCGGATTCCCTCCAGTGTTCGCCGTCGGCCCGCTCAAGTCGACGCCGACCGCAGCGAGAAGCGATAAGGCGGACTCGCCTATTGCCTGGCTCGGGGAGCAGCCAGCACGATCGGTGGTCTACGTCGCCTTCGGCAACTGTAACGCCGCCGCGCTGAAACAGATCCGCGAGATCAGCGCCGGGCTGGAGGCGAGCGGCTGCCGGTTCCTGTGGGTGGTGAAGACCACGATACTGGACCGGGAGGACACGGCGGAGCTGAGGGACGTGCTGGGCGACGGGTTCCTGGGGCGCGTGCAGGGGCGGGGCCTCGTGACCAAGGAGTGGGTGGACCAGGAGGCGGTCCTGAAGCACCCGGCCGTGGGGCTGTTCCTGAGCCACGCCGGATGGGGGTCGGTGACGGAGGCGGCCGCGTACGGCGTGCCGATGCTGGCATGGCCGACGTTGGGCGACCACAAGATAATCGCGACGGTGATACGAAGCGGCGGTTTCGGGGCGTGGATGGAGCACTGGAGctggcaggaggaggaggaggagggctcgGTGGTGAGCGGGGCGGAGATAGgggagaaggtgaaggaggtgatgGGCGATGAGGCGGTTTCGGCAAGCGCGGCCAAGATGCGCGAGGAGGCGACCAAGGCCGTCGCCCCAGGCGGCTCCAGCTACCGGAGCATGCACGAGTTCCTCGCCATGCTCAGCTGA